GCATTGTCATTAATCGCGTTTCAATTTCTTGTACTTGATCCGGTGGGTCTCGAGGGCGGCCTCGCCCAGGCGACGCTTCTTGTCCTCTTCGTACTCCGAGAAATTCCCGTCGAACCACGTCACCTGGCTGTTTCCCTCGAAGGCGAGCATGTGGGTCGCGATCCGGTCCAGGAACCAGCGGTCATGGCTGATGATGACGGCGCAGCCAGCGAAGTTCTCCAGGGCGACCTCCAGGGCGCGGAGGGTGTTCACGTCCAGGTCGTTCGTCGGCTCGTCGAGCAAAAGGACGTTGCCGGCCTCCTTGAGGGTCATCGCCAGGTGCACGCGGTTTCTCTCGCCGCCCGAGAGGACGCTGATCGGCTTCTGCTGGTCCGTCCCGGAAAAATTGAATCGGGCCACGTAGGCTCGCGAGTTGACCTCGCGGGCTCCCAGCTTGACGACGTCGAGTCCGCCCGAGACCACGTCCCAGACCGTCCGTGTGTCTTCCGGCGAGAAACGGTTCTGATCGACGTAGCCGAGCTTGACCGTCTCACCCACCTTGAATGTGCCGCTGTCCGGCTTCTCCTGGCCCATGATCATCCGGAAGAGGGTCGTCTTGCCGGCCCCGTTGGGGCCGATGACGCCCACGATGCCGCCCTGGGGGAGCTTGAAGTTCAGGTTCTCGAAGAGGAGGCGGTCGCCGTAGGCCTTGGAGACGCCCTTGGCCTCGATGACCATCTCCCCCAAACGCGGCCCGGGGGGGATGTAGATCTCGAGCTCTTCTTCGGACTGGGCGGCGGATTGTTTGAGGAGGTTCTCGTAGTTCGAGAGCCGGGCCTTCGATTTGGCGCGGCGCGCCGAGGGCGACTGCCGCACCCATTCGAGTTCCCGTTCCAACGTCTTCAAGCGCTTTTGATCGGCCTTCTCCTCCCGGCGGAGCCGTTCGTCCTTTTGC
The nucleotide sequence above comes from bacterium. Encoded proteins:
- the ettA gene encoding energy-dependent translational throttle protein EttA, with product MSTEPHKIIFSMTRVGRVHPPKKEVLKDISLSFFYGAKIGVLGLNGSGKSSLLRIIAGVDQDHTGEVHFSKDYSIGFLEQEPRLNPDKTVKESVSEGVQEVVDLLKEFETINNSFANPMSDGEMAKLLERQAAVQEKLEQHDAWNLDSRLELAMDALRCPPEDAIISTLSGGEKRRVALCRLLLKEPDILLLDEPTNHLDAESVYWLERHLQQYKGTVIAVTHDRYFLDNVAGWILELDRGHGIPWKGNYSSWLEQKDERLRREEKADQKRLKTLERELEWVRQSPSARRAKSKARLSNYENLLKQSAAQSEEELEIYIPPGPRLGEMVIEAKGVSKAYGDRLLFENLNFKLPQGGIVGVIGPNGAGKTTLFRMIMGQEKPDSGTFKVGETVKLGYVDQNRFSPEDTRTVWDVVSGGLDVVKLGAREVNSRAYVARFNFSGTDQQKPISVLSGGERNRVHLAMTLKEAGNVLLLDEPTNDLDVNTLRALEVALENFAGCAVIISHDRWFLDRIATHMLAFEGNSQVTWFDGNFSEYEEDKKRRLGEAALETHRIKYKKLKRD